In the genome of Dasypus novemcinctus isolate mDasNov1 chromosome 30, mDasNov1.1.hap2, whole genome shotgun sequence, one region contains:
- the LOC131272971 gene encoding olfactory receptor 7A17-like, with product MENQTHVLEFVLLGLSEDTELQLLIFGLFLSMYLVIIFGNLLIILAIIADSHLHTPMYFFLSNLSFTDICFTSTTVPKMLLNIQTKTKTITYENCLSQMFFFILFGQLEISLLTAMAYDRFVAICHPLQYTVIMKPQVCGLLLLTSWLLSVCVSLLHDLMVLRLSFCTELEMPQVFCELNQVIRLACSDTFLNDLVLYFETGLLSVIPLIGILFSYSKIASSILRISTMEGKYKALSTCGSHLSVVTLFYSTGLGVYLSSAATKNLRAIAVASVMYMVVTPMLNPFIYSLRNKDIKKGLKKLRNILSIKGHFVSSLEKCS from the coding sequence ATGGAAAACCAAACACATGTTTTAGAATTTGTCCTCCTTGGTCTCTCAGAGGATACTGAATTGCAACTTCTTATCTTTGgactgttcctgtccatgtacctggtcatcATAtttgggaacctgctcatcatcttgGCCATCATTGCTGACTCCCACcttcacacacccatgtacttcttcctctccaacctctcttttacagatatctgtttcacctccaccactgtcccaaagatgctgctgaacatccagaCAAAGACCAAAACTATAACTTATGAAAACTGCCTCAGCCAGAtgttttttttcatactttttggGCAATTAGAAATCTCCCTCTTGACTGCAATGGCTTACgaccgctttgtggccatctgtcaccctctgcagtacacagtcatcatgaaacCCCAGgtctgtggcctcctgctgctgacatcctggttattgagtgtttgtGTCTCCCTTTTGCATGACTTAATGGTTTTgcgattgtctttttgtacagagttgGAAATGCCGCAggttttctgtgaacttaatcaggtgatccgacttgcttgttctgacactTTCCTCAATGACCTAGTGCTGTATTTTGAAACTGGACTTCTCAGTGTTATTCCACTCATTGGAATCCTTTTCTCTTATTCTAAGATTGcatcctccattttgagaatttcaacaatGGAGGGCAAGTATAAAGCTTTATCaacttgtgggtctcacctctcagtagtgaccttgttttacaGTACAGGGCTTGGAGtttatcttagctctgctgctaccaaaaACTTAAGGGCAATTGCagtagcctcagtgatgtacatggTGGTCACTCCCATGCTGAACCCTTTTatctacagtcttagaaacaaggacataaagaaggGCCTAAAAAAACTGAGAAACATTCTCTCTATAAAAGGACACTTTGTGTCAAGTTTAGAAAAATGTTCATAA